In Saccharothrix violaceirubra, the following are encoded in one genomic region:
- a CDS encoding thiomuracin/GE37468 family thiazolyl RiPP peptide, whose translation MKNENGLGLNLDDLPLDVFDLADGDLSVESLTAGHGMPEVGASCNCFCYICCSCSPSA comes from the coding sequence GAACGGCCTCGGCCTGAACCTCGACGACCTGCCGCTGGACGTGTTCGACCTGGCCGACGGCGACCTGTCGGTCGAGTCGTTGACCGCGGGCCACGGCATGCCCGAGGTCGGCGCGTCCTGCAACTGCTTCTGCTACATCTGCTGCTCCTGCAGCCCGTCCGCGTAA